The DNA sequence CAGCTACTAGTTTGTGATACTATATGTGAGCATGTgacatttctaaaattatttttagattctcagaataaatgttatttttaaaataaacattaagaacttataagaacttaaaataacaatttcatACCAATGGGAGTTGAGTGAAGTGAAAGGAACTCATTCTCACAAACGGATAAACTAAGGTTCAAATTTATACTAAAAGAGATATTTACATTTAGTGTTTGTTAGTGTTCCAAACAAAATTACctctaaaaagatatttatgaagaagaagaaaaaacaatgatTTCACGTTAAGGAatgatatatgaaaaaaaaaatctttttaacaaaaaccaaaatcaaaatttactgtttttataaagatcaaaacaataatttcatattttaaaggaACATATGTACacaaattaaagatttttttaataaaatctaaaattaatagtaactcattttataaggactaaattatatttaagttgaAATTACAACATGAAAAAGATTGTACAGAATGAAAAGTAAACTattctcttataaaaaaaattcataaaattatgtGAAAGCAACACAAAAGAAATGAAttgatacataaatattttaacttaagcaatgataatttttttcaattattatcgTTAGAATCTTTGATTTCTTGATGAAtcttattcttataaattttgatcatttgaattgattataaaattattctgaaaataaaagatgatgagAATATATATAGAAGTAATTTTATgttctttcaaatatttaaacttagGAATATTTTTCTTGTCAGATAAGATGAATTAGTTAAGTGGCAAGACACTAATATCTCTTCgaatcttaattatatttaaagtttttttttatttcttctcaagtttttttttccataaactTAATGTAAGTTTGTAGATGAGTTACATTCATTAGATATACAAAACtatcttaaatattatatagttcaaagaaaattatctcttaagtttattaattattataaaattatcttaaaaattatataaataatgatttataattgaataagaggtattaaatttatattgcaTGACCATCAAACTttaatttagaaagaaaataaagaagaagaggacAGAATTGCACTCACTCAAAGTAGTAGGTGGGGAATGAAAGTGAAGTGTGGagcagaaaaagaagaaagaaaagtcaTAAGCAGCATACCCCACCTCCAACTGCAAAATGCACACAACTCCCTTCTCATTGGTCTGTCTCAGCCAGTCGCGCGGGGCTGCTGCATCCCCCTTCCGTTTCCATACCTtatcccttctctctctctatccCCACACACAACATTTCCAATGAATGAGTTGAGTGCCCTCTCTGTATGTAGTATCTTCACCACCTTATTAattactcatatatatatatatactcttaaCATACATACTCCAAAtacacacaacaaaatcataaacAACACTGCAGGCAcctttagatttttattttcttcactgTTCACACACGATTTCCTCCTTTCCTTTCACATTatcctttacctttttttaaacAAGCCAGCCCAGCTTGCTTCTGTTCCTTCTCTTCTAACCAGTATCACCTACACGGTGTGTGTGTCCCTTCATCCTGGAAATTAGAGCCACAAACATAACACATTCCGCTTTGACTTTGGAGGCAGGTATGTGAAACCACGACAACTTAAtcatctctttgttttttttgtttgtttatttcctttttctctctgaattcttttgtgtttctATTTTTGCTTTAACTGTTTCCCTCCCTTGGATTCCGGTGGTAGTTTTTCTGAATAGAGcagcagaaaaataaaactagtaGCTTTATTAGAATCTGGTCAAATCTTGTTGATAGTTTTTAAGTTTTGGCCGGTTCTGGGTATCTTAGTATTTCTCTAGAAAgtgaaaagtttaaattttgaagcTGGGTTTCTGGTTCCTGGGAATTCATTTTATTCTACTTGGGTTTCGTGGACCTTGATTCTCAATTCCGTGTTTGTCTGCTCTGAGCTATAAAAGTTAAGGTTTGAACTGGGGTTGCTGTTTCTGAATTGCCTTCTTTCCTGTTAGTTAACAACTCACATGACAGCCCTTAGGAGGAATTCAAATTGAAGCTTCCTACTTCTCTTTCACATTTGGGAGCTGAGTGTtgcctttcctttttctatttttatgtaCTTCACAATTCACATACTAGAAATTTTCTCTGTTTTGGATCTGCCTAGGCTGTTACGTGAAACTTGTAAGGAAGTATTTTCAAGCCGTGTTTTAGCAGTTATGGTCTTGGAATAGTGAATTTTGAGTTCTTCTTGTTCCTGTTTGAAGTTTGGTTTGAAGCTTTGCTTAACATAAAGTCACTTGAATTTGTTGAAGGTTTTTGTGCTTTGTCTGGTTCCCAATCACCGTGATATCATGGAATCCCCACAATCTGTTGTGTCACCATTCAAGAGGTCTGTCTTGGGTGATGCAGAGAAGTATAGGTCTGATGTTCTGTCTAAGGACATTGAAGTCAATGGAAAGGAAGGTGCCGTGTGTAATGTGGAGGAATTCATTGGTGTTGTTGATGTTTACATTCATCAGGCCAGGGACATTCATAACATCTGCATATACCACAAGCAAGATGTTTATGCTAAGATTTGTTTGACTAGTAATCCTGAGAATACTGTCTCTACCAAGACCATCAATGGAGGAGGAAGGAACCCCGTGTTTAATGAGAATCTTAGTCTAAGCGTTAGGACTGTTGATTCTGTAGTCAAATGTGAAATTTGGATGCTGAGCAGGGTGAAGAATTATCTTGAAGATCAGTTGCTTGGTTTTGCTTTGGTGCCTTTGTCTGAAGTACTGGTGAAGAAGGATGGCAAACTAGAGAAAGAGTTCTCTCTTTCTTCAACTGATCTATTCCATTCTCCAGCCGGTTATGTTCAATTGTCTCTTGCTTACACTGGTGCTTCGCCTGATGTTATGGCAATTTCTTCAATGCCTACCACCGAGAAGGACTCCGAATCATGCGAGTCACTGGTCAGAGATTTGGACAAAATCGAATTCCCGGATCCAAAAATTGTAAATGAAGACCACTTGATGGTTTCGGAATACTTCGGCATTCCATGTGAGGAGAGCCAGTGTTCTGATAGCTTGACCACTACTGATACTGAAAATCTTAGTTCTGAAGCAGGTGTTCAGCTTGTGGAGAGCTTCTCAGCATGCAGTGTTAGCAGTGTGTCAACAAATGGGGTTTCATCTCCTTCAGTGGCTGCAAGCTCAGACTCGTCTCCCAATGAGGAAACCAAAGAGAAAAATGTGGATGTCAAAGATGGTGAGACTGATTCCTCGTTCCCTAAACCTCTTGTGACTGTTAACATCGAGCCGGAGCCGAATGtggtgcagcaggattttgtAGACATGTACATGAAAAGCATGCAGCAATTCACCGAGTCATTGGCAAAAATGAAGCTTCCTGTGGACTTTGAAAGTGGACCAACTAGTTCAGGAAACTCTAGCTCTGAACACAAGCTACAGACACCAAAGAGCACTAACTCCCGTGTGTTTTATGGCAGCAGGGCTTTCTTCTGAACTTTTTGATCAAGGGAATACTTTCAGGTGACTTagattttagaataaaaaaaaaaaaacaaaaaattgatatcAGTATGAAATGAAATAATGCACTGTCCAGTGGGATTCTCAGCTTCTGTACTTGTTGATCTGTTATGGGTAACAGGGAATCTTAACTTTGTACTCTCACAGGCTTGGTCCTATCTTAACTGCTACATGAACTTTTTTCTGTCttaatcttattattttctggtgtttctttttgttttggatGTCAATATTTTGTGAAAGCGGTTTTCACCTATCAAAAGGTTCATGTTGTGCATAATCACTAGTGGTACTAATATGGTCCCCACGTTCACATGGCGAATACTGAAGTTgattttgctttcttcttctatttcacACGAACAAGAGTACCGTACAACATCATTaatctgtttttctttttctttatcatcAAGTATCTTGATTTGGGCCTTACAAATAAAACGTACATTCTTGTATTTCCAAGCTCAACAACTTTGGATTTTTGGGATGATTCGTAAAATTTGAGGTTTTGTACTgtataaaaattgttatatacGATATGGATCCTCTAGTTCATAAGTGAAGTACAGGTGATTCAGTTTAAATCCAATGACTTTGACTAGCAACACACATTTAAAAACTATGGTGTGATGGCCAAGATGCATTGTTGTCAATCACGCTACCTTCACAATTAACCAAACTCTGTTGTCCATCAACGTCAAGGGAGCCACTCATACCCAATTCAACAGACAGACAAGAAAGCCATCACTCGTAAAACTTGAGGACCAACCGTTTCCCCTTCTTCATCATCCGCCATGCTTTTGCTTTCCAAAAACCCTGAGAATAGAACCTTTAGAACAAGactgcatgcatgcatgcagcTGCTGGTTTTGGTTGCcaatatataactaattaaattgtggattcaaaattacaatttaatcattaaaataagataaaatattttatatttcgtttagaaaaataaaatttttggttatttaaactttattttcatctcttaTTATctttaatacataaaataaaaaattattaattgatgaaatgagaatattttaataaagagCAATTTTAGATTTTCGAAATATATCATTTCTAAACAtcaatttctattttcaaattatgaaaattagtataaaatgtGTATGAAAATGTATCTAGAGGAGAAATTAGcctcttaaataaatattagtagCTTGAAAGATTAGTATTTGACTTTAAATCAAGAGATATGTTATGGTTAAAAAAATGTAGTACTTTATCACTACtactattataatttatatgtttacaAAACGTTttcaacattttaattttaattttaatatcctTCATCGCGTTACATATGACTCGTCCGccgataaaataattatatttgtaagCCGTGGCCTGTGGGGTAAATTGTTACTACTGTCGCATATCAAGTAAGAGTTGGATGAACTTTTATTATAACACagtaccttttttttattagataatttgggttttgtttattttataataatctaGAATTTAATGTTTGATTTTACCATAGTGTTTGAACAATTATGGCGTGTGCGATAGATGGGGACCATATAAAGATGACAAATTGGCCTCCCAAGGGTACCAGAAGTTGCAAATTAAACTTGTTGTAACAACTCATTTGTGGCATCAACTATGATACTATGTACTATTTGATTGCTTGCAAATTGCAATTGTAACTAAAGGTCCCACCACAAAGATTCAACCAGCCTAAGCTTGTGGGCTGTGATGTGATGAGCATTGTTATGATCCCATAAGGAAAAGCATTTGCTATCAAAGACAGACACAAACAGAAAAGCTTACTTGAATGCCTCTCAGTGTACAACCCAATGTGAAGTATAAAAATGTTGCTGCGGACAATTTAAGGTTATGGCAATTCTATAACCAAGCTGATTCAATAACAATAGTTAATTGATGAAGAGAcagtgtaaataatttttacattgttatatatttaattgataCATATACtaattttgttaactttttataataagtactttttaaaattatacttaCTATAAATTTTGATTGGTTGGCATTTTTGTACACTTACAGTTATTAGTTTAGAACCAAAATAATGGGAAGGATGGAAACCACCAAATTAtccattattttctttgtttggaGCACttcaaaaaagagaaagaaggaatAGAAAAGCTTGAGCTCACACACTCTAATAATTCGTCCAAATGTGAAAAGAAAGGGAAAGGAAAGTTTATTTGAACAGTAAAAGACTTAAATAcccttatttttttctatattatttttttatcttcaaaaatAGAAGGAACAAAAAAGCATAGAACCTAGTACCTACACACTTCAATAATGCCTCTGAATGTGAAGAGAAAGGGGAAGGAATTCTTGCTTAAATAACTACAACACTGAACCTGTGCTTTGCAAGGTCaatgaaaaagtaattaataaaaaaatggcaaTTTGCAAAGAGATAaggagaaaatatatatatataagatgtaCATGTAAACGTTGGCACAAAATGGTAACATGTGTCTAATTTTTGGatagttttttatataattataaataaaagactCGATTACTCTTATTTTAtgtataatcttttttattagatatatttatgtcattttatatttatattttttatttcatttttttcttcccaataaaaaaggagagaagaaaAATTTGCAAAATCATCTCACTTTTCactctttctttcctttcactttcattttcctAAGCCAAACACGTCATTTTAatgcatagaaattaaattcattcaaTAAATATAAGTTGAAAGAGACAAACAGATCTAAATGCACTGATTTATATTTCCTATAAATTAGTAAAACACTATTATAATTCTTTAATAACTTGGGGTTGATCGATCACATTAGTCTTTAGAggataaaaagtaattttttttatcaaaatatcaattgatttaattcttaaaaaacaaattatccatattttcatctttcaaagatgaaaataataatctaTGTTTTaggaaataatataattaacctCAAATTTTTAAACAACCAAATGGTGTTTCACTATTTTACAAATGTTGGTGagatctttcttttctttatcttttcattatgtttgaattgtattaatATTAAGTGTTGAATATCTACACGATAGCTCCTAAGTGGAATATTTGAACCTTCTTCTAATTTATTTGAAACTAATTTTAACcacatattttttattgcaaTACCTTACATGCAAGTTTAGGTTAAAGAATCGTAATTTTATgcatataaaaacatttaactGTGAccgaataaaactaaaattactcTTAGAAACAGGTTaaacttataataatataatctcTGATTTTAATCTAACAAACTTGCTGTTTTTAATATCTCtctgtttttcttaaaaataccGTGCACCAGCACAGGctcaaagctattttttttactggGGCTCAAAGCtagtttatttaaaaactacAAGCATTTTAAactttctaaaacaattatttaattaatataagattTGTATACATAGGAAGTTgcaaatatttcatatttatcaatgaaACTAGAATGTTGATTAaagaaattaagtaaaaatatccattgaaattaattaaaaggtattaatttaattttatataaaagaacaaaaaatgttataaaatgaaaaaaaaaatacacaagaaTATGTCCCGATGTTAGCCTAAATCATATTGCTTTTGAAAATAGTTATGGTATGATATATTTCAATACCCCCAACATCCTTATCTATGAAGCCTCAACTTCATTCATGCTTTGTTTTCCAATTCAAACTTCCAAGGAATTCTAAAACCAAACAATATTATCCATGATTTTGTCATTGCCAGTTTGCCATACGCTATTGtcttcaaattaaaaaagattccACCATTTATGTCTACAACCACAACCTTCAACATAATTGAGGCATGTGCATTTTGTATGGATTTCCATGTGACAATCGTCTAAAATCTCCAACACAGGCTTGCATGGCCTAGAATAATGATATTCTACACAAGTATTGTACTAATAATTGTGCACATCCAAGTTAATATAAGCTGTTTTAATAGCTAAGACTATGGATATATacaattgtgtgtgtgtgtctgtgtagagagagagagagagagggcaaCATTTTAAGGGGGGGTTTTCAGGGGAAGTTGAAAGTGATACAAGACAAATCCTGATCCATATAGGGATAAGAGTTAGCATGACCACACAGAAATTCTATCTTATGATCCAAATTCGAAATGTAAGAaagaaacaaccaaaaaaaCTACTATTGACAAACataagcttaaaaaaaaaataaaaaattaaccatGCTCCCTTATTTTAACCAATCAATTTTGGTCCATAAATAGATGCCATAACATGCTCAATATTTCCACCACAAAGTTACAAAAACCAAACAGGAGAGGAAAGCAACTATTATGAATAGAGTCGTAATATCAGTAGGATCCAGATTTGGAATGAAACAAGAAAACCAAAGTATAAAGTTGTATAACAAAagtctaacaaaaaataatatctgTCCAGTAACTAATTATTTGATGGGGGATCCAAGATGGATACCCCTCTAATGTCTCAAACCTGATAAATCAAACTGAACTTCACTTACAATTTGATCAGAAACATGTCCCATGAAAAAGATGGTGACAAGAACAAACAGCTTTGCCAAGCATTACAGtggcaaaaaaaaattcaaaaattaataaactatcaTTAAGCATACTAAATATGGTGCATCTCTCCAGCAATGCACTATTAAACTACTGGAACCAATCTTCCTGAGTATATCCCGCAATCTGATGTTACACCTCAATCAAATTCCAAGAAAGGAACCTAGccttgaaaaataaagacaaacaaaaatCCCAAACCTTACACAAAAACACTTGTGACTGATTTAGCTTCTGTATGATTTCACAGTACCTCGTCTTTTTTAACCAGTTTCCCTTGATCTACTGTTACCATAACATATCCAATTAACATATCTCCTAAGCAGCAATTCCTGAAACAAGTAGACatgcaacaaaagaaaatgagtatACAATGAAGTTGAACCAGAACAGGTAAAAAATGTAATGGAAATACTAAAATGCCAACCCTTTCACAACAATATAATACAAGAAAGTATAATCAAAACTCATTTTCACTAACAAATAAAAGAGTGAGTAATCTATGCCTACATCTCTAGTATCTTGCAAATTAGTATAACATCACATGAAACATCAAATTCAAATAGTATCATTAAATGAAAGTAATCAAGAAACTCGGGCATTATTACAGCAAGCTACGGGCATGCCTGATTTGagatatttctttattttatttttgttttcactaataattaaaaaaatctcactTTGTTTTTACTTTATCCTGTTCCTATATAAAtctttaaaacataaataaagtaaaaattaagtGATATTTTAGTAATCACATgcaaaaataagaaatgagaaCATAAAATGTTTTCTCAAACAAACCAGACAGGCCCTAATATACTTTTAGACTGTAGCAAGAATTTACAATGACAACATCAAGAATTCAGGAATAAAGGAAACATGTCAATAAAGTCAGGAACCTAGGGTGTTTGATATAAGTAAAAGAAGACATGAATAATGCTTCCATGTTATGTTCATCTATATTCACAATTACATGATGATCATAAGCTTAAAGACAAATCCTATTCTGAAACATAGAAAGTCTAAAACACACAATtggttttatgaaaaaattggaaataaaCAACGGACAATGTATTAACTATGATCTAATTTTCTACAGGAGAAAAGAATGTAGCAAAAGATCTTACCTCTATTAGTTTGTCTACTTATTACATTGTAGTTTCCAATAAAACCCTCAGAACTCTTTACTAGATCATCTGAAGCTATACCACCAAGTCCACCATAACCAAACGAACCAGAAGCATCTATCTCAGAAGCAGCAGACCGCAAAGTTGAGTCACTGTAAACTGAACCATTGCGGTACAAGTCCCCATAGGATCCTTCATAATCACCAGTTGGTGCAGTAAATGTTGAGGATTGAGGCACACTTGGGCTGCTGTTCCTTCCATACCCTCCACCTCCTAAACCAATGCTGTTATCTCCACCTTCATAAGAGCCCCAAGTACTATACCCAGAGGCAGCCCCTCCACCCTGGGTTGGAACTGATGGACCCCAATTGGTGCCAGCATTTCCAATTGAAACACCAAAAGTCCCACTTCCAGATCCCAAGTAAGCGCCAGGGCTGACTGGACTATTGACAGCATTGTTCAGGCCCCCATTTCCCCAAACACTCCGAGAAGCTGAGTTCATAAGAGAACCGCTTCTCCCATTGCCCCCGCTATTGCCAATAGGAGTGGTGTATCTGTTAGAGTTGCCATCGTTGAAAGGACTCATCCGACCGTATCCAAGATTGCCACCATAACCGGAAGTCCCTCCATAGCTTGGGTTCAATCCTAAATCCAAATTCACTCCCATTCCATAACCACTGGAGCCAAATGGGGTAAACCCACTTCTAGCACTAGTAAGTGGACTAAACCTTCCATCCATCCTGACTCCATAACCTCCAATTGGATTCATATTGAAACCCTGAGCATAACTATTTAGGAAGCTACTGGTCCTATTCAAACCATAGTTATATCCTATCAATGGGCTTCGGGTAGGTCCAGGGGAAAGCTCTTTAGGAACTGCCCTCTTGACCTCAACCATCTTCCCATTGAGTTCATGAAATGTCTTATAAAGAACTCTGTCCACAGCTTCTTCTGAATCATAAGTGATGAAGCCAAAACCTCTTGGCCTCTGGGTATTGTGGTCATACATTACAACAACATCAGTAATTGTACC is a window from the Glycine max cultivar Williams 82 chromosome 2, Glycine_max_v4.0, whole genome shotgun sequence genome containing:
- the LOC100814102 gene encoding uncharacterized protein; this encodes MESPQSVVSPFKRSVLGDAEKYRSDVLSKDIEVNGKEGAVCNVEEFIGVVDVYIHQARDIHNICIYHKQDVYAKICLTSNPENTVSTKTINGGGRNPVFNENLSLSVRTVDSVVKCEIWMLSRVKNYLEDQLLGFALVPLSEVLVKKDGKLEKEFSLSSTDLFHSPAGYVQLSLAYTGASPDVMAISSMPTTEKDSESCESLVRDLDKIEFPDPKIVNEDHLMVSEYFGIPCEESQCSDSLTTTDTENLSSEAGVQLVESFSACSVSSVSTNGVSSPSVAASSDSSPNEETKEKNVDVKDGETDSSFPKPLVTVNIEPEPNVVQQDFVDMYMKSMQQFTESLAKMKLPVDFESGPTSSGNSSSEHKLQTPKSTNSRVFYGSRAFF
- the LOC100814628 gene encoding heterogeneous nuclear ribonucleoprotein 1 isoform X1; the protein is MTELMESDLGKLFIGGISWDTDDERLKEYFGKYGEVIEAVIMRDRTTGRARGFGFVVFADPSAAERVIMDKHIIDGRTVEAKKAVPRDDQQTINRQTGSIHGSPSPGRTKKIFVGGLPSTITESDFKKYFDQFGTITDVVVMYDHNTQRPRGFGFITYDSEEAVDRVLYKTFHELNGKMVEVKRAVPKELSPGPTRSPLIGYNYGLNRTSSFLNSYAQGFNMNPIGGYGVRMDGRFSPLTSARSGFTPFGSSGYGMGVNLDLGLNPSYGGTSGYGGNLGYGRMSPFNDGNSNRYTTPIGNSGGNGRSGSLMNSASRSVWGNGGLNNAVNSPVSPGAYLGSGSGTFGVSIGNAGTNWGPSVPTQGGGAASGYSTWGSYEGGDNSIGLGGGGYGRNSSPSVPQSSTFTAPTGDYEGSYGDLYRNGSVYSDSTLRSAASEIDASGSFGYGGLGGIASDDLVKSSEGFIGNYNVISRQTNRGIAA
- the LOC100814628 gene encoding heterogeneous nuclear ribonucleoprotein 1 isoform X2, producing the protein MESDLGKLFIGGISWDTDDERLKEYFGKYGEVIEAVIMRDRTTGRARGFGFVVFADPSAAERVIMDKHIIDGRTVEAKKAVPRDDQQTINRQTGSIHGSPSPGRTKKIFVGGLPSTITESDFKKYFDQFGTITDVVVMYDHNTQRPRGFGFITYDSEEAVDRVLYKTFHELNGKMVEVKRAVPKELSPGPTRSPLIGYNYGLNRTSSFLNSYAQGFNMNPIGGYGVRMDGRFSPLTSARSGFTPFGSSGYGMGVNLDLGLNPSYGGTSGYGGNLGYGRMSPFNDGNSNRYTTPIGNSGGNGRSGSLMNSASRSVWGNGGLNNAVNSPVSPGAYLGSGSGTFGVSIGNAGTNWGPSVPTQGGGAASGYSTWGSYEGGDNSIGLGGGGYGRNSSPSVPQSSTFTAPTGDYEGSYGDLYRNGSVYSDSTLRSAASEIDASGSFGYGGLGGIASDDLVKSSEGFIGNYNVISRQTNRGIAA